The region AGCGCCGGAATTGTTCGGCCACCCCCATATTGGGGCTGATCAGCGCGGGCGTGCCGCAAGCGACCGCTTCCTGCGCCACATTGCCGTATGTCTCGAAACGGGAAGGGCAAACGATAAGATCCATTTTTGAATAAAATCGCCCCATTTTCGCGTTTTCCATCGGCTGGACCATTCTAACCGAATCGCAAATATGTTTTGGAATGTCAACCACGGCGCGAAAATCGCTCAACAGGCTAAAAACATTGTTTTTTATCGATTTTGAATTATGAAGCGCGTATTTTTTAATAAAAGACTTATTCTTTACATGCCGCCATCTGGCAATCATTCCGATATTGTTAGTATCATTCTTTATCTTACTCGTCTTAAAGAAATGAAGCGGAATCGCATTGGGCAAAACGCAAAAATGCTTCGGCTCGCGGCCGAAAACATCCTTGGCCACGGCATTTTTCGCGAATAAAGAAGGAAAGATATATCTTAAATTGTCGGAATCGAAGGTTTTTTCTATGCCTTGGAAAATCCGGCGCATCGCCTCGGGGTAATGTTCGGTTTCCTTGGTCAGGCTTCCGTGATAATGCAAAACAATATTTTTCACCGTGTTCCGCGCCGCCAGAAACAAACACCACGGAAGATAATAGGTGCCGTTGAGCAATATTACATCCGGTTTTTCCCGCCGGATAATTTCTCTGTACCGGTCGATTATCGGGCTTAACTTGTTTTGAACCTCGCCGATATTGTCCGATTTTTTCACCAATTCTTTGATATCGGGATGCGGCATGGAAGCGGTTATCACCCGAATATTGTCTTCACGGCTTTCTTTAATTTCCGACGATGCTCCAAGATTGTCGTTCTTGGCCATTTCCACTCCCACAAGCTCCAAATTATTGGAGTTTTTTTGTTTCTTCACATAAGAAGCCAGCGAAGACAAGGTTTGGGAGATGCCGGCAAGATTATAGAAGCGGA is a window of Candidatus Nealsonbacteria bacterium DGGOD1a DNA encoding:
- a CDS encoding glycosyltransferase family 4 protein, with product MKILTNVRFYNLAGISQTLSSLASYVKKQKNSNNLELVGVEMAKNDNLGASSEIKESREDNIRVITASMPHPDIKELVKKSDNIGEVQNKLSPIIDRYREIIRREKPDVILLNGTYYLPWCLFLAARNTVKNIVLHYHGSLTKETEHYPEAMRRIFQGIEKTFDSDNLRYIFPSLFAKNAVAKDVFGREPKHFCVLPNAIPLHFFKTSKIKNDTNNIGMIARWRHVKNKSFIKKYALHNSKSIKNNVFSLLSDFRAVVDIPKHICDSVRMVQPMENAKMGRFYSKMDLIVCPSRFETYGNVAQEAVACGTPALISPNMGVAEQFRRFGLDKWISPFDVPAKVFKKIDRMMGETVDPKIRLELKNELNPDRIHGLLLNYVKSDKSSK